The stretch of DNA CTAAATCTTCTGTTACAACCGATTTACCTCTTGCTGTATTAATTAAGTAAAAATTCTTTTTAAAAGATTGAATAAAGTCATGATGAATCATCTTCGTTGTCAATTCTGTTTCTGGCGTGTGTAAACTTAGAATATCCGTTTTTTCAAATAATGTTTCCAAATCCACCTGCTTTGCATGCTGATCTCCTACATTTTCTTTAATATCATAACAGATCACTTCACAATCAAACCCTTGTAGCCTTCTTGCAAAAGCTTTCCCCATATTTCCATACCCAATTAAACCTACGGTTTTACCCATAATTTCATGACCACGATTCCCTTCACGAATCCATTTACCACTACGCACTTCTTCATCAGCACGATTCAAATAATTCATTAAAGACAACAACATTCCAACAGCATGTTCTCCAACGGCATCTCTATTCCCTTCAGGTGCTGAAATTAAACGAATTCCTTTTGATTGAGCATAATCACAATCAATATTTTCTAAACCAGCTCCTACCCTTGCTATAAATTCTAAATTAGCCGCGTAATCTAAAAAAGTTTGATCAATTGAAAAACGACTTCGAATCACAAACCCATGATAATTCACTATTTTATTCTCCACTTCTGACTTTGATGAAGTATAATCTTCATGGACTTCAAAGTTCAATTCTAATAATGTTTCTTTGATATAATCGTGATTGGTATCAAGGAGTAATATTTTTTTTCGCATACCTTTTGAATTGATAATTAAAATCCTAAAACCATTTTTGCAATTAAGAAATACAATAGAATACCTAAAATATCATTACTCGTTGTAATAAAAGGTCCTGTAGCTAATGCAGGATCTATTCCTCTATTATGTAAAACAATGGGCACAAGGGTTCCAATAAAACCTGCCAAAATAATAACAGACATTAATGAAATCGCAATAGTTAAACTGGTTAACCAATGAAAGCCTATAATACCCCCAAACAAAATAACCAATCCTGATAAAACAAATCCATTTACTAAACTCAATCCAAATTCTTTTAACAACCGATCAGAAAGTTTCCCTTTTAAATCATCATTTGCAATAGCCTGAACAATAATAGCAGAAGATTGTACTCCTACATTCCCTGCCATAGCAGCAATCAAAGGAGTAAAAAAGAAAAGTTCAGGAAAACGTGCTAAAGCTTCATCAAATCCACCCATGATTCGTGCACTTGCTAACCCTCCAAAAAGTCCTAAAACCAACCAAGGTAAACGTGCTTTAGTAAGTTTCCAAATCGTATCATCTGAATCCACATCTTGCGAAATACCTGATGCTAATTGGTAATCTTTTTCCGCTTCCTCTTTAATTACATCTACTACATCATCAATTGAAATACGTCCTACTAAACGATTCATCTCATCTACAACTGGAATTTCATACAAATCGTATTTACTCATTACATTGGCTACTTCAACATCTGAATCTTTAACTGAAACAAAACGAATATTATCTCGATAGATTTCTTCAACTTTTGTACGTGTTGATGTAGTTAATAATTTTTTCAGAGAGAGGGTTCCTAACAAAATATCATGGACATCTACAACATAAATTGTATTGACTTGTTCTAATTCTTCAGCCTGTTTACGCATTTCTTTCACACAGGTTAAAACATTCCAATCTTGATTAACCTTTATGAGCTCTTTCCCCATTAAACCTCCAGCTGTATCCTCATCATAACGTAATAATTCTACAATATCCTTGGCTTGTTCAACATCGTCTAACTCTGCAATAACCTCTTCTTTTTGCTCTTCAGGAAGTTCTGCAATAATATCTGCTGCATCATCAGAATCAATTTCTTTAATTACCGATTCTGCAATTTCTTTAGAGGTTAGTTTTTGAAGAATTTTTTTTCGATCATCATCATCTATTTCAATAAAAATATCAGAGGACAAATCATTATCTAAAATATCTAAAACATATGCTTCATCTTCTAATTCAAAATCATCTAATATTTCCGCTATATCAGCAGGGTGCATATCAGAAAAGGCCTCAATAATCGCTTTATTGTTGCGTTTTTTGATGTTTTGTAGAAGATTTTCTATAAATTCTGGCGATATGTTTTTTACATCACTCATAATAATTTAATTCGAAAGTTGTTAAAGTAAAATATATTAACTTCTTTCTTTTTCAAACAACTTAGTCAACTCAACAAAATCTTGAACTGATAATTGTTCAGGACGCAAGGTAAGAAATTTATGTTCTTTTAACGAATCTGGAATCCCTAAACCTTTCAAAGAATTTCGAATGGTTTTTCTTCGCTGATTAAACCCTGCTTTTACAATCGTTTTAAATAATTGATCATCACAACCCAACGGTTCTTCTTTACGAACCATTCGCATAACACCCGATTTTACTTTTGGTGGTGGATTAAATACATTTTCATGCACTGTAAACAAATATTCTACATCATAATAAGCTTGAACTAAAACGGATAAAACACCGTATGTTTTATTACCATGCTTAGCTGCAGCTCTTTCTGCAACTTCTTTTTGAAACATTCCAGCAAACTCAGGAATAAAGGCTCTATTTTCAATTGTTTTAAATAAAATCTGAGAGGAAATATTATAGGGAAAGTTTCCAACTACAGCAAAAGACTCTTTAAAATACGCTTGTAAATCTAATTTTAAGAAATCCCCTTCTATAATTCGTTCTTTTAACACAGGGTAATGTTCTTGTAAATAGACTACCGATTCTTTATCAATTTCAACCACATAAGTTTCTACTTCTTCTTTTCTTAACAAAAACTGAGTCAAAACCCCCATGCCAGGGCCTATTTCCAACACCTTTTGATATCCTTTAAATTGTAAAGCTTCAGCTGTTTTTTGAGCAATACTTTCATCAATCAAAAAATGCTGTCCAAGA from Flavobacteriaceae bacterium UJ101 encodes:
- a CDS encoding phosphoglycerate dehydrogenase (Belongs to the D-isomer specific 2-hydroxyacid dehydrogenase family.; KEGG: bpi:BPLAN_357 D-3-phosphoglycerate dehydrogenase), which encodes MRKKILLLDTNHDYIKETLLELNFEVHEDYTSSKSEVENKIVNYHGFVIRSRFSIDQTFLDYAANLEFIARVGAGLENIDCDYAQSKGIRLISAPEGNRDAVGEHAVGMLLSLMNYLNRADEEVRSGKWIREGNRGHEIMGKTVGLIGYGNMGKAFARRLQGFDCEVICYDIKENVGDQHAKQVDLETLFEKTDILSLHTPETELTTKMIHHDFIQSFKKNFYLINTARGKSVVTEDLVKALQSGKVIAAGLDVLEYEKSSFENLFEGVMPEALQYLIEAENVLLTPHIAGWTQESKFKLAKTIVDKIKQLYNYS
- a CDS encoding magnesium transporter MgtE (Acts as a magnesium transporter; Belongs to the SLC41A transporter family; Contains 2 CBS domains.), translated to MSDVKNISPEFIENLLQNIKKRNNKAIIEAFSDMHPADIAEILDDFELEDEAYVLDILDNDLSSDIFIEIDDDDRKKILQKLTSKEIAESVIKEIDSDDAADIIAELPEEQKEEVIAELDDVEQAKDIVELLRYDEDTAGGLMGKELIKVNQDWNVLTCVKEMRKQAEELEQVNTIYVVDVHDILLGTLSLKKLLTTSTRTKVEEIYRDNIRFVSVKDSDVEVANVMSKYDLYEIPVVDEMNRLVGRISIDDVVDVIKEEAEKDYQLASGISQDVDSDDTIWKLTKARLPWLVLGLFGGLASARIMGGFDEALARFPELFFFTPLIAAMAGNVGVQSSAIIVQAIANDDLKGKLSDRLLKEFGLSLVNGFVLSGLVILFGGIIGFHWLTSLTIAISLMSVIILAGFIGTLVPIVLHNRGIDPALATGPFITTSNDILGILLYFLIAKMVLGF
- the ksgA gene encoding 16S rRNA (adenine(1518)-N(6)/adenine(1519)-N(6))-dimethyltransferase (Specifically dimethylates two adjacent adenosines (A1518 and A1519) in the loop of a conserved hairpin near the 3'-end of 16S rRNA in the 30S particle. May play a critical role in biogenesis of 30S subunits; Belongs to the class I-like SAM-binding methyltransferase superfamily. rRNA adenine N(6)-methyltransferase family. RsmA subfamily.; KEGG: pld:PalTV_159 16S rRNA (adenine1518-N6/adenine1519-N6)-dimethyltransferase); the encoded protein is MSKVKAKKHLGQHFLIDESIAQKTAEALQFKGYQKVLEIGPGMGVLTQFLLRKEEVETYVVEIDKESVVYLQEHYPVLKERIIEGDFLKLDLQAYFKESFAVVGNFPYNISSQILFKTIENRAFIPEFAGMFQKEVAERAAAKHGNKTYGVLSVLVQAYYDVEYLFTVHENVFNPPPKVKSGVMRMVRKEEPLGCDDQLFKTIVKAGFNQRRKTIRNSLKGLGIPDSLKEHKFLTLRPEQLSVQDFVELTKLFEKERS